The following coding sequences are from one Lolium rigidum isolate FL_2022 chromosome 6, APGP_CSIRO_Lrig_0.1, whole genome shotgun sequence window:
- the LOC124665750 gene encoding transcription factor MYBS3-like has translation MTRRCSHCSNNGHNARTCPARGLSGGGVRLFGVQLTSPPVAAMKKSASMSCIASSLGGGFGGSSPAAGAGGGARGGGEGAQGYVSDDAMHASCSTNGRGERKKGTPWTEEEHRMFLLGLQKLGKGDWRGISRSFVVSRTPTQVASHAQKYFIRQTNSSRRKRRSSLFDMVPVMPMDESPDGVEEFMLCDTQDEGISSNKMSLFHIGEQDEAEFDGDLPTLQLRQHQESEFAEPSLEAPNLEMNHAVSFNAAPVPIMPTFYPALLPSSLTLWPTNVATLEEAGTAHEVLKPTPLSGKEGIKADEIVSMSKLSIGDGSSGSMEPSALSLQLTGSTNTRQSAFHVNPSMARTDISNGNNSPIHAV, from the exons ATGACGAGGCGGTGCTCGCACTGCAGCAACAACGGCCACAACGCGCGCACCTGCCCCGCCCGCGGCCTCAGCGGCGGAGGCGTGAGGCTGTTCGGCGTGCAGCTCAcgtcgccgccggtggcggcgatGAAGAAGAGCGCCAGCATGAGCTGCATCGCGTCGTCGCTCGGGGGCGGGTTTGGGGGCTCATCGCCGGCGGCGGGAGCAGGGGGCGGAGCCAGGGGTGGCGGAGAGGGCGCCCAGGGGTACGTCTCCGACGACGCCATGCACGCCTCCTGCTCGACCAATGGCCGGGGCGAGCGCAAGAAAG GTACACCTTGGACTGAAGAAGAGCATAGAATGTTTCTGTTGGGTCTTCAGAAGCTTGGTAAAGGAGATTGGCGAGGGATATCTCGTAGTTTTGTTGTTTCCAGGACCCCAACTCAGGTGGCCAGCCATGCGCAGAAGTACTTTATTAGACAGACAAACTCGTCAAGACGGAAGAGGAGGTCAAGCTTATTTGACATGGTCCCAGTAATG CCAATGGACGAGTCCCCCGATGGCGTGGAAGAGTTTATGCTTTGTGATACTCAAGATGAAGGAATAAGTTCAAATAAGATGTCACTGTTTCATATTGGTGAACAGGATGAAGCAGAGTTTGATGGAGATCTGCCAACGTTGCAACTAAGGCAGCATCAGGAATCTGAATTTGCGGAGCCTTCATTAGAAGCTCCAAATTTGGAGATGAACCATGCCGTATCATTCAATGCCGCACCTGTCCCGATAATGCCGACTTTCTACCCAGCATTGCTCCCTTCTTCACTAACACTTTGGCCAACAAATGTTGCTACTCTGGAAGAAGCAGGCACAGCCCATGAAGTCCTAAAGCCCACTCCTTTGAGTGGGAAGGAAGGAATTAAGGCAGATGAGATTGTCAGTATGTCCAAGCTCAGCATTGGTGATGGTAGCTCCGGCTCAATGGAGCCTTCTGCCCTTTCCCTTCAGCTTACCGGGTCGACAAATACAAGGCAATCAGCTTTTCATGTGAACCCTTCAATGGCTAGAACTGACATAAGTAATGGAAACAACAGCCCTATTCATGCTGTTTGA